In the Mus pahari chromosome 19, PAHARI_EIJ_v1.1, whole genome shotgun sequence genome, one interval contains:
- the Relb gene encoding transcription factor RelB isoform X2, giving the protein MPSRRAARESAPELGALGSGDLSSLSLTVSRTTEIIDEYIKENGFGLDGAQLSEMPRLVPRGPASLSSVTLGPAPPPPPATPSWSCTLGRLVSPGPCPRPYLVITEQPKQRGMRFRYECEGRSAGSILGESSTEASKTLPAIELRDCGGLREVEVTACLVWKDWPHRVHPHSLVGKDCTDGVCRVRLRPHVSPRHSFNNLGIQCVRKKEIEAAIERKIQLGIDPYNAGSLKNHQEVDMNVVRICFQASYRDQQGHLHRMDPILSEPVYDKKSTNTSELRICRINKESGPCTGGEELYLLCDKVQKEDISVVFSTASWEGRADFSQADVHRQIAIVFKTPPYEDLEISEPVTVNVFLQRLTDGVCSEPLPFTYLPRDHDSYGVDKKRKRGLPDVLGELSSSDPHGIESKRRKKKPVFLDHFLPGHSSGLFLPPSALQPADSDFFPGSISLPGLEPPGGPDLLDDGFAYDPSAPTLFTMLDLLPPAPPLASAVVGGGGAGTTVVESSGPEPLSLDSFAAPGPGDVGTASLVGSNMFPNQYREAAFGGGLLSPGPEAT; this is encoded by the exons ATGCCGAGTCGCCGCGCTGCCAGAGAGTCCGCGCCCGAGCTAGGGGCCTTGG GTTCCGGCGACCTCTCTTCGTTGTCACTAACGGTCTCCAGGACCACAG AAATCATCGACGAATACATTAAAGAGAACGGCTTCGGCCTGGACGGGGCACAGCTGAGTGAGATGCCACGCCTGGTGCCCCGCGGGCCCGCCTCACTGAGCAGCGTCACGCTGGGCCCAGCTCCGCCACCGCCTCCGGCCACGCCGTCCTGGAGCTGCACGCTGGGCAGACTGGTGTCACCCGGCCCATGCCCACGGCCCTACCTAGTCATCACAGAGCAGCCAAAGCAGCGTGGCATGCGCTTCCGCTACGAGTGCGAGGGCCGCTCGGCCGGCAGCATCCTCGGGGAGAGCAGCACCGAAGCCAGCAAGACCCTGCCCGCCATCGAG CTTCGAGACTGTGGCGGGCTGCGGGAGGTGGAGGTGACAGCGTGCCTGGTGTGGAAGGACTGGCCACACCGGGTACACCCACACAGCCTCGTGGGGAAAGACTGCACGGACGGCGTCTGCAGGGTGCGGCTGCGGCCTCACGTCAGCCCCCGGCACAG CTTTAACAACCTGGGCATCCAGTGTGTtaggaagaaggaaattgaagctGCCATTGAGCGGAAGATTCAGCTGGGAATTGACCCCTACAATG CCGGCTCCCTGAAGAACCATCAGGAGGTCGACATGAATGTCGTCAGGATCTGCTTCCAGGCCTCCTATCGGGACCAGCAGGGACATCTGCACCGCATGGACCCCATCCTCTCTGAGCCTGTCTACGACAAGA AGTCCACCAACACATCGGAGCTGCGGATTTGCCGAATCAACAAGGAGAGCGGGCCATGCACAGGTGGTGAGGAGCTGTACTTGCTCTGTGACAAGGTGCAAAAAG AGGACATATCCGTGGTGTTCAGCACAGCTTCCTGGGAAGGTCGTGCCGACTTCTCTCAAGCCGATGTGCACCGGCAGATTGCCATTGTGTTCAAAACGCCACCCTACGAGGACCTGGAGATCTCAGAGCCCGTGACCGTCAATGTGTTCTTGCAGCGGCTCACGGACGGGGTGTGCAGCGAGCCACTGCCCTTCACATACCTGCCTCGGGATCACG ATAGCTACGGTGTGGACAAGAAGCGAAAGCGGGGACTGCCTGACGTCCTTGGAGAGTTGAGCAGCTCTG ATCCACATGGAATTGAAAGCAAACGACGGAAAAAGAAACCAGTGTTCTTGGACCACTTTCTGCCTGGCCACAGCTCAG GTCTGTTCCTCCCACCATCAGCTCTGCAGCCGGCAGACTCTGATTTCTTCCCTGGTTCCATATCCCTTCCCGGGCTGGAGCCTCCTGGCGGCCCCGACCTCCTGGACGATGGCTTTGCCTACGATCCTTCTGCCCCCACACTCTTCACTATGTTGGACCTGCTGCCCCCAGCACCACCACTTGCCAGTGCCGTGGTGGGTGGCGGGGGTGCAGGGACCACCGTTGTGGAGTCTTCTGGCCCAGAGCCCCTGTCACTGGACTCTTTTGCAGCTCCGGGCCCCGGGGATGTTGGTACCGCTAGCCTTGTGGGCAGCAACATGTTTCCCAACCAGTACCGAGAGGCAGCTTTTGGGGGTGGCCTCCTATCCCCAGGGCCTGAAGCCACGTAG
- the Relb gene encoding transcription factor RelB isoform X1: protein MPSRRAARESAPELGALGSGDLSSLSLTVSRTTDELEIIDEYIKENGFGLDGAQLSEMPRLVPRGPASLSSVTLGPAPPPPPATPSWSCTLGRLVSPGPCPRPYLVITEQPKQRGMRFRYECEGRSAGSILGESSTEASKTLPAIELRDCGGLREVEVTACLVWKDWPHRVHPHSLVGKDCTDGVCRVRLRPHVSPRHSFNNLGIQCVRKKEIEAAIERKIQLGIDPYNAGSLKNHQEVDMNVVRICFQASYRDQQGHLHRMDPILSEPVYDKKSTNTSELRICRINKESGPCTGGEELYLLCDKVQKEDISVVFSTASWEGRADFSQADVHRQIAIVFKTPPYEDLEISEPVTVNVFLQRLTDGVCSEPLPFTYLPRDHDSYGVDKKRKRGLPDVLGELSSSDPHGIESKRRKKKPVFLDHFLPGHSSGLFLPPSALQPADSDFFPGSISLPGLEPPGGPDLLDDGFAYDPSAPTLFTMLDLLPPAPPLASAVVGGGGAGTTVVESSGPEPLSLDSFAAPGPGDVGTASLVGSNMFPNQYREAAFGGGLLSPGPEAT from the exons ATGCCGAGTCGCCGCGCTGCCAGAGAGTCCGCGCCCGAGCTAGGGGCCTTGG GTTCCGGCGACCTCTCTTCGTTGTCACTAACGGTCTCCAGGACCACAG aTGAATTGG AAATCATCGACGAATACATTAAAGAGAACGGCTTCGGCCTGGACGGGGCACAGCTGAGTGAGATGCCACGCCTGGTGCCCCGCGGGCCCGCCTCACTGAGCAGCGTCACGCTGGGCCCAGCTCCGCCACCGCCTCCGGCCACGCCGTCCTGGAGCTGCACGCTGGGCAGACTGGTGTCACCCGGCCCATGCCCACGGCCCTACCTAGTCATCACAGAGCAGCCAAAGCAGCGTGGCATGCGCTTCCGCTACGAGTGCGAGGGCCGCTCGGCCGGCAGCATCCTCGGGGAGAGCAGCACCGAAGCCAGCAAGACCCTGCCCGCCATCGAG CTTCGAGACTGTGGCGGGCTGCGGGAGGTGGAGGTGACAGCGTGCCTGGTGTGGAAGGACTGGCCACACCGGGTACACCCACACAGCCTCGTGGGGAAAGACTGCACGGACGGCGTCTGCAGGGTGCGGCTGCGGCCTCACGTCAGCCCCCGGCACAG CTTTAACAACCTGGGCATCCAGTGTGTtaggaagaaggaaattgaagctGCCATTGAGCGGAAGATTCAGCTGGGAATTGACCCCTACAATG CCGGCTCCCTGAAGAACCATCAGGAGGTCGACATGAATGTCGTCAGGATCTGCTTCCAGGCCTCCTATCGGGACCAGCAGGGACATCTGCACCGCATGGACCCCATCCTCTCTGAGCCTGTCTACGACAAGA AGTCCACCAACACATCGGAGCTGCGGATTTGCCGAATCAACAAGGAGAGCGGGCCATGCACAGGTGGTGAGGAGCTGTACTTGCTCTGTGACAAGGTGCAAAAAG AGGACATATCCGTGGTGTTCAGCACAGCTTCCTGGGAAGGTCGTGCCGACTTCTCTCAAGCCGATGTGCACCGGCAGATTGCCATTGTGTTCAAAACGCCACCCTACGAGGACCTGGAGATCTCAGAGCCCGTGACCGTCAATGTGTTCTTGCAGCGGCTCACGGACGGGGTGTGCAGCGAGCCACTGCCCTTCACATACCTGCCTCGGGATCACG ATAGCTACGGTGTGGACAAGAAGCGAAAGCGGGGACTGCCTGACGTCCTTGGAGAGTTGAGCAGCTCTG ATCCACATGGAATTGAAAGCAAACGACGGAAAAAGAAACCAGTGTTCTTGGACCACTTTCTGCCTGGCCACAGCTCAG GTCTGTTCCTCCCACCATCAGCTCTGCAGCCGGCAGACTCTGATTTCTTCCCTGGTTCCATATCCCTTCCCGGGCTGGAGCCTCCTGGCGGCCCCGACCTCCTGGACGATGGCTTTGCCTACGATCCTTCTGCCCCCACACTCTTCACTATGTTGGACCTGCTGCCCCCAGCACCACCACTTGCCAGTGCCGTGGTGGGTGGCGGGGGTGCAGGGACCACCGTTGTGGAGTCTTCTGGCCCAGAGCCCCTGTCACTGGACTCTTTTGCAGCTCCGGGCCCCGGGGATGTTGGTACCGCTAGCCTTGTGGGCAGCAACATGTTTCCCAACCAGTACCGAGAGGCAGCTTTTGGGGGTGGCCTCCTATCCCCAGGGCCTGAAGCCACGTAG
- the Relb gene encoding transcription factor RelB isoform X3 produces the protein MPRLVPRGPASLSSVTLGPAPPPPPATPSWSCTLGRLVSPGPCPRPYLVITEQPKQRGMRFRYECEGRSAGSILGESSTEASKTLPAIELRDCGGLREVEVTACLVWKDWPHRVHPHSLVGKDCTDGVCRVRLRPHVSPRHSFNNLGIQCVRKKEIEAAIERKIQLGIDPYNAGSLKNHQEVDMNVVRICFQASYRDQQGHLHRMDPILSEPVYDKKSTNTSELRICRINKESGPCTGGEELYLLCDKVQKEDISVVFSTASWEGRADFSQADVHRQIAIVFKTPPYEDLEISEPVTVNVFLQRLTDGVCSEPLPFTYLPRDHDSYGVDKKRKRGLPDVLGELSSSDPHGIESKRRKKKPVFLDHFLPGHSSGLFLPPSALQPADSDFFPGSISLPGLEPPGGPDLLDDGFAYDPSAPTLFTMLDLLPPAPPLASAVVGGGGAGTTVVESSGPEPLSLDSFAAPGPGDVGTASLVGSNMFPNQYREAAFGGGLLSPGPEAT, from the exons ATGCCACGCCTGGTGCCCCGCGGGCCCGCCTCACTGAGCAGCGTCACGCTGGGCCCAGCTCCGCCACCGCCTCCGGCCACGCCGTCCTGGAGCTGCACGCTGGGCAGACTGGTGTCACCCGGCCCATGCCCACGGCCCTACCTAGTCATCACAGAGCAGCCAAAGCAGCGTGGCATGCGCTTCCGCTACGAGTGCGAGGGCCGCTCGGCCGGCAGCATCCTCGGGGAGAGCAGCACCGAAGCCAGCAAGACCCTGCCCGCCATCGAG CTTCGAGACTGTGGCGGGCTGCGGGAGGTGGAGGTGACAGCGTGCCTGGTGTGGAAGGACTGGCCACACCGGGTACACCCACACAGCCTCGTGGGGAAAGACTGCACGGACGGCGTCTGCAGGGTGCGGCTGCGGCCTCACGTCAGCCCCCGGCACAG CTTTAACAACCTGGGCATCCAGTGTGTtaggaagaaggaaattgaagctGCCATTGAGCGGAAGATTCAGCTGGGAATTGACCCCTACAATG CCGGCTCCCTGAAGAACCATCAGGAGGTCGACATGAATGTCGTCAGGATCTGCTTCCAGGCCTCCTATCGGGACCAGCAGGGACATCTGCACCGCATGGACCCCATCCTCTCTGAGCCTGTCTACGACAAGA AGTCCACCAACACATCGGAGCTGCGGATTTGCCGAATCAACAAGGAGAGCGGGCCATGCACAGGTGGTGAGGAGCTGTACTTGCTCTGTGACAAGGTGCAAAAAG AGGACATATCCGTGGTGTTCAGCACAGCTTCCTGGGAAGGTCGTGCCGACTTCTCTCAAGCCGATGTGCACCGGCAGATTGCCATTGTGTTCAAAACGCCACCCTACGAGGACCTGGAGATCTCAGAGCCCGTGACCGTCAATGTGTTCTTGCAGCGGCTCACGGACGGGGTGTGCAGCGAGCCACTGCCCTTCACATACCTGCCTCGGGATCACG ATAGCTACGGTGTGGACAAGAAGCGAAAGCGGGGACTGCCTGACGTCCTTGGAGAGTTGAGCAGCTCTG ATCCACATGGAATTGAAAGCAAACGACGGAAAAAGAAACCAGTGTTCTTGGACCACTTTCTGCCTGGCCACAGCTCAG GTCTGTTCCTCCCACCATCAGCTCTGCAGCCGGCAGACTCTGATTTCTTCCCTGGTTCCATATCCCTTCCCGGGCTGGAGCCTCCTGGCGGCCCCGACCTCCTGGACGATGGCTTTGCCTACGATCCTTCTGCCCCCACACTCTTCACTATGTTGGACCTGCTGCCCCCAGCACCACCACTTGCCAGTGCCGTGGTGGGTGGCGGGGGTGCAGGGACCACCGTTGTGGAGTCTTCTGGCCCAGAGCCCCTGTCACTGGACTCTTTTGCAGCTCCGGGCCCCGGGGATGTTGGTACCGCTAGCCTTGTGGGCAGCAACATGTTTCCCAACCAGTACCGAGAGGCAGCTTTTGGGGGTGGCCTCCTATCCCCAGGGCCTGAAGCCACGTAG